Proteins from a single region of Rhizobium leguminosarum bv. trifolii WSM1325:
- a CDS encoding cytochrome c oxidase accessory protein CcoG (TIGRFAM: cytochrome c oxidase accessory protein CcoG~KEGG: ret:RHE_PF00503 ferrodoxin oxidase protein) — protein MNLSSAPYPNDIKRVGVEPVNARRNRQPRYAPRKKIFPKRAEGRFRRFKWIVMLITLGIYYLAPWVRWDRGPYAPDQAILIDLCSRRFFFFFIEIWPQEFYYVAGLLVMAGFGLFLVTSAVGRAWCGYACPQTVWVDLFLVVERAIEGDRNARMKLDAGPMSFAKLRKRVVKHSIWLLIGVVTGGAWIFYFADAPSLFVSLFTGRAPAAAYTTVAILTATTYVLGGLMREQVCTYMCPWPRIQGAMLDENSLVVTYNDWRGEQRSRHAKKALVNGLSVGDCVDCNACVAVCPMGIDIRDGQQMECITCALCIDACDGVMDKLGKPRGLIAYATLSEYSSNMSVATDEGRTAVQPSRVRNEDGTFVPAIRHFDWRIIYRPRTVFYAVAWASVGVAMLVHLTFRERLELNVVHDRNPQYVLESDGSLRNGYTLRVLNMVPTPRDVNISLVGLEGATMRIPEFGKEDARSFTVHAEPDAATTLKVFVTRKPTGAAINEFLFVIEDTDHADRATYRAAFNAPGDIK, from the coding sequence ATGAATCTCTCTAGTGCCCCATATCCCAACGACATAAAGCGCGTCGGCGTCGAGCCCGTCAATGCACGCCGTAACAGGCAGCCCCGCTATGCCCCCCGGAAGAAGATTTTTCCCAAGCGCGCCGAGGGGAGGTTTCGCCGGTTCAAGTGGATCGTCATGCTGATTACGCTCGGCATCTACTATCTCGCGCCATGGGTTCGCTGGGATCGCGGTCCGTACGCGCCTGACCAGGCAATCCTCATCGACCTGTGTTCACGGCGCTTCTTCTTTTTCTTCATCGAAATCTGGCCCCAGGAATTTTATTATGTAGCGGGCCTCCTCGTCATGGCGGGGTTCGGCCTGTTTCTCGTCACTTCCGCGGTTGGCCGCGCATGGTGCGGCTACGCTTGTCCGCAAACCGTCTGGGTTGATCTTTTTCTCGTCGTCGAACGTGCGATCGAAGGCGATCGAAACGCGCGAATGAAGCTTGATGCTGGTCCCATGAGCTTTGCCAAGCTGAGGAAGCGTGTCGTCAAACACTCGATCTGGTTGCTGATCGGCGTCGTCACGGGCGGAGCGTGGATCTTTTATTTTGCCGACGCGCCGAGCCTGTTTGTTTCGCTGTTCACCGGCCGCGCTCCTGCAGCCGCCTACACCACCGTCGCCATCCTTACCGCGACGACCTATGTGCTCGGCGGTCTCATGCGAGAGCAGGTGTGCACCTATATGTGCCCATGGCCACGCATCCAGGGTGCGATGCTCGACGAAAATTCTCTCGTCGTCACATACAATGACTGGCGGGGCGAGCAGCGGTCGCGTCACGCCAAGAAGGCTTTGGTCAATGGCCTATCGGTCGGGGATTGCGTGGATTGCAATGCCTGCGTGGCGGTGTGTCCGATGGGAATCGACATTCGCGACGGACAGCAGATGGAGTGCATCACATGCGCGCTCTGCATCGACGCCTGCGACGGTGTCATGGACAAGCTCGGAAAGCCCCGCGGCCTGATCGCCTACGCCACGCTGAGCGAATACTCGAGCAACATGTCGGTTGCCACGGATGAAGGACGAACGGCCGTCCAGCCGTCCAGGGTTCGAAACGAGGATGGGACCTTCGTTCCGGCGATCCGGCACTTCGACTGGCGTATTATCTATCGTCCGAGAACCGTGTTTTACGCAGTCGCCTGGGCGTCGGTCGGCGTGGCCATGCTCGTCCATCTCACCTTTCGGGAGCGCCTTGAACTCAACGTCGTTCACGACCGAAACCCCCAATATGTTCTGGAAAGCGACGGCTCTCTCAGGAATGGCTACACGCTTCGTGTCCTGAACATGGTGCCGACGCCGAGGGATGTGAACATAAGCCTGGTCGGGCTGGAGGGGGCGACGATGCGCATCCCCGAGTTCGGCAAGGAAGACGCTCGCAGCTTTACAGTCCATGCCGAACCCGACGCGGCCACGACGCTCAAGGTCTTCGTTACACGCAAGCCTACCGGAGCCGCGATCAATGAATTTCTGTTCGTTATCGAAGATACCGATCATGCCGATCGGGCAACCTACCGCGCGGCGTTCAATGCACCGGGAGACATCAAATGA
- a CDS encoding cytochrome c oxidase, cbb3-type, subunit III (TIGRFAM: cytochrome c oxidase, cbb3-type, subunit III~PFAM: cytochrome c class I~KEGG: ret:RHE_PF00504 cytochrome c oxidase, FixP chain (cbb3-type subunit III) protein), translating to MSEKHIDEFSGVETTGHEWDGIRELNNPMPRWWVWTFYATIVWALGYAIAYPAIPMITDATKGMLGFSSRAELQQNLDQAKASQTTLHDLIAAKTVHEIDSDSALREFAIAGGASAFKVNCATCHGSGASGGPGFPNLNDDDWLWGGDLDAIQATIAQGIRFDGDTDTHASEMPPFADVLDPLQTRQVAAYVWGLTNTPSDPGLAEAGKQVFVDNCAACHGDDAKGKAEMGAPDLADAIWLKARGEDAIIRQVAAPKHGVMPAWAGRLGDTTVKELTIFVHSLGGGT from the coding sequence ATGTCGGAAAAACATATCGACGAATTTAGCGGCGTCGAAACGACCGGACATGAATGGGACGGCATCCGCGAACTCAACAATCCGATGCCCCGCTGGTGGGTATGGACCTTCTACGCCACAATTGTCTGGGCGTTGGGCTATGCAATCGCATATCCCGCGATCCCGATGATTACCGACGCCACGAAGGGCATGCTGGGCTTTTCCAGCCGCGCCGAGCTGCAGCAGAACCTGGATCAGGCCAAGGCATCGCAGACGACGCTTCATGATCTGATCGCCGCCAAGACGGTACACGAGATCGATTCCGATTCTGCCCTTCGCGAATTTGCGATCGCCGGCGGCGCATCTGCATTCAAGGTGAACTGCGCGACATGCCATGGCTCGGGAGCAAGCGGCGGCCCGGGATTTCCGAACCTCAACGACGACGACTGGCTATGGGGCGGAGACCTGGATGCCATCCAGGCGACGATCGCGCAGGGGATTCGTTTCGACGGGGATACGGACACTCATGCGTCCGAGATGCCGCCGTTTGCCGATGTTCTGGATCCCCTCCAAACAAGGCAGGTCGCGGCTTACGTCTGGGGACTGACCAATACACCGTCGGACCCCGGTCTCGCAGAGGCCGGAAAACAGGTCTTCGTCGATAACTGTGCCGCATGTCACGGTGACGACGCCAAAGGAAAAGCCGAAATGGGCGCGCCGGATCTCGCCGATGCGATCTGGCTGAAGGCACGCGGCGAGGATGCGATCATCCGTCAGGTGGCCGCTCCCAAGCATGGCGTCATGCCTGCCTGGGCAGGGCGTCTCGGCGATACGACGGTCAAGGAACTTACCATTTTCGTGCATTCGCTTGGCGGTGGGACGTGA
- a CDS encoding cytochrome c oxidase, cbb3-type, subunit II (TIGRFAM: cytochrome c oxidase, cbb3-type, subunit II~PFAM: cytochrome C oxidase mono-heme subunit/FixO~KEGG: ret:RHE_PF00506 cytochrome c oxidase, FixO chain protein): protein MASILDKHKVLEKNATLLLVGSLLVASIGGIVEIAPLFYLQNTIEKVEGMRPYTPLELAGRNIYIREGCYLCHSQMIRPFRDEVERYGHYSLAAESMYDHPFQWGSKRTGPDLARVGARYSNEWHVQHLADPRAVVPESIMPSYAFLKEQRVTVKDVGMDLKANEDVGVPYNDDMLANAEADIKAQADPNADTTALLARYPKAKTGDFDGDPAALTEMDALVSYLQMLGTLVDFSTYDDATGYR from the coding sequence ATGGCATCGATATTGGATAAACATAAGGTCCTGGAGAAGAACGCGACCCTTCTTCTCGTCGGCTCGCTGCTCGTCGCGAGCATCGGCGGCATCGTCGAAATCGCACCGCTGTTCTACCTGCAGAACACGATTGAAAAAGTGGAAGGCATGCGGCCGTATACGCCGCTCGAGCTGGCCGGACGAAACATATACATCCGCGAAGGCTGCTATCTCTGCCACAGCCAGATGATCAGGCCGTTCCGCGACGAGGTCGAACGTTACGGCCATTACTCGCTCGCCGCCGAGTCCATGTACGATCATCCTTTCCAGTGGGGATCCAAGCGAACCGGACCGGATCTGGCCCGTGTCGGCGCACGCTACTCCAACGAATGGCATGTCCAGCATCTCGCGGATCCACGGGCAGTCGTGCCGGAGTCGATCATGCCAAGTTACGCCTTCCTCAAAGAACAGAGGGTGACGGTCAAGGACGTGGGAATGGACCTGAAGGCCAACGAGGATGTGGGCGTGCCTTATAACGACGACATGCTGGCGAACGCAGAGGCCGACATTAAGGCCCAGGCCGATCCGAACGCAGATACGACGGCGCTGCTCGCCCGCTATCCGAAGGCGAAGACCGGCGATTTCGACGGCGATCCTGCTGCGCTGACCGAAATGGATGCCTTGGTGTCCTACCTGCAGATGCTCGGAACATTGGTCGATTTCTCGACCTACGACGATGCGACCGGCTACCGATGA
- a CDS encoding transcriptional regulator, XRE family (PFAM: helix-turn-helix domain protein~SMART: helix-turn-helix domain protein~KEGG: hypothetical transcription regulator protein) has product MTPRDLLAWNVKKLRVNRGLSQERLALEAGLERVSISQIERKRVNLGIDSLGKIASVLGCDILELFVKPAMGEQQPENLRRGRRSL; this is encoded by the coding sequence ATGACGCCCCGTGATCTGCTAGCTTGGAATGTAAAGAAACTTCGAGTTAATCGCGGGTTGTCTCAAGAGCGCCTGGCGCTCGAAGCAGGACTAGAGCGCGTCTCAATTTCTCAAATCGAGCGGAAGCGGGTGAACCTCGGGATCGATTCTCTCGGCAAGATCGCGAGCGTCCTCGGATGCGACATTCTTGAACTGTTCGTCAAACCGGCGATGGGTGAGCAACAACCCGAGAATTTACGGCGTGGCCGCCGCTCGCTTTAA
- a CDS encoding Protein of unknown function DUF1778 (PFAM: Protein of unknown function DUF1778~KEGG: maq:Maqu_4288 hypothetical protein), whose protein sequence is MLAFKDMTAEIDEPNDARMGFRTKARIKTAIQRAAALSGVDDSAFTINAAYQAAMTTIAVHERTFLQPADHAAFFAALDNPPEPTDRLKAAFKRHSETVVSK, encoded by the coding sequence ATGCTTGCTTTCAAAGACATGACTGCCGAAATCGATGAACCAAACGACGCACGTATGGGCTTCCGTACGAAGGCGCGTATCAAGACGGCAATTCAACGCGCTGCTGCGCTGTCCGGTGTAGACGACTCCGCTTTCACGATCAACGCTGCTTATCAAGCCGCCATGACGACGATCGCCGTCCATGAACGGACCTTTTTGCAGCCAGCCGATCATGCTGCGTTTTTTGCTGCACTGGACAACCCGCCAGAGCCGACAGATAGACTTAAGGCTGCTTTCAAGCGTCACAGCGAGACTGTCGTTTCAAAATAA
- a CDS encoding transcriptional regulator, GntR family (PFAM: regulatory protein GntR HTH~SMART: regulatory protein GntR HTH~KEGG: mno:Mnod_8476 transcriptional regulator, GntR family) has protein sequence MRCCKNEPPRRGVDSNFDIEPEPAKADIAYDAIRRLLHSYGRVPEQHLREQDLASKLDIGRTPVREALQRLAAEGKIQYIPQRGFFTRPMSENTLLDFYVVGRETLISALNRMRPQVPESWSVSDKLSPDELALRAEAIFSKIAEEAANCEACKIVHRFCFCTHPLRMEITASDLRPAFVKSLGRLSAAMSELGMATDRAQSALMNHLDLEQGAVSRIVQEVNERGLTGFSRPA, from the coding sequence ATGCGGTGTTGCAAGAACGAGCCCCCACGTCGCGGGGTCGATTCAAATTTTGACATTGAACCAGAACCTGCAAAGGCCGATATTGCCTACGATGCTATTCGACGATTGCTCCACAGTTACGGTCGTGTGCCGGAGCAACATCTCAGGGAACAGGATCTGGCGTCTAAGCTCGATATTGGTCGAACCCCAGTTCGCGAAGCACTTCAACGGCTAGCAGCGGAAGGAAAGATCCAATACATCCCTCAAAGAGGTTTTTTCACGAGACCGATGTCAGAAAATACACTGTTGGATTTTTACGTTGTTGGACGCGAGACCCTCATTTCGGCCTTAAATCGAATGCGGCCGCAGGTACCAGAGAGCTGGAGCGTGTCGGACAAATTGTCCCCTGACGAACTCGCCTTAAGGGCAGAAGCGATCTTCTCTAAAATCGCCGAGGAAGCGGCCAATTGTGAGGCCTGCAAAATCGTCCACCGATTCTGTTTTTGTACTCACCCTCTACGAATGGAAATAACCGCGTCCGATCTTCGGCCCGCGTTTGTCAAAAGTCTCGGAAGACTAAGTGCCGCAATGTCTGAACTAGGCATGGCAACGGACCGGGCGCAGTCCGCGTTGATGAACCACCTTGATCTAGAACAGGGTGCCGTCTCAAGGATCGTACAAGAGGTGAACGAACGTGGACTAACAGGATTTTCTCGCCCCGCGTGA
- a CDS encoding transcriptional regulator, LysR family (PFAM: LysR substrate-binding; regulatory protein LysR~KEGG: ppu:PP_4467 LysR family transcriptional regulator) translates to MELRQLSYFVAVAEELHFGRAAAKVRIAQPALSNHVQALERELGCALFIRSTRRVELTRAGEIFHERCVGILSEVDLSAEITRAVAGKTIRQIRIGTVYPATTGVLPAFLGKIARKYPDIRIHISSGNTGDIIRGLENGQINLGFIRPVENIGSLRFASIAHERYLLAVARTNPLAERTEIGIDDLRGEKIIAFNRKNLSYTERYFNEKFEEYDLTRNIAYSCDDTYSLVSLVSAGLGIGFAPEWTEGLPNRAFELKAVRGIDFRIGLGVAWNKEDPTASRDDIVDIARSLARPAR, encoded by the coding sequence ATGGAACTACGCCAGCTCTCCTATTTCGTCGCCGTGGCCGAGGAACTGCATTTCGGCAGGGCGGCCGCCAAGGTGCGCATCGCCCAGCCGGCGCTGTCCAATCACGTGCAGGCGCTTGAACGGGAGCTCGGCTGCGCGCTGTTCATTCGCTCGACCAGGCGGGTGGAACTGACCAGGGCAGGGGAGATCTTCCACGAGCGCTGCGTCGGGATCCTCAGTGAGGTCGATCTGAGTGCCGAGATCACCAGGGCGGTGGCCGGCAAGACGATAAGGCAGATCAGGATCGGCACCGTCTATCCGGCGACCACCGGCGTGCTGCCGGCGTTCCTTGGAAAGATCGCCCGCAAGTATCCGGATATCCGTATTCATATATCAAGCGGCAATACCGGCGATATCATCCGCGGCCTGGAAAACGGCCAGATCAATCTCGGCTTCATCCGGCCGGTGGAAAACATCGGCTCGCTGCGCTTCGCCTCGATCGCCCATGAGCGGTATCTCTTGGCGGTGGCGAGGACGAACCCACTGGCGGAGCGGACGGAGATTGGCATCGACGATCTGCGCGGGGAGAAGATCATCGCCTTCAATCGCAAGAACCTCTCCTACACAGAGCGGTACTTCAACGAGAAGTTCGAGGAATACGACCTGACCCGCAACATCGCCTATAGCTGCGATGATACCTATTCGCTGGTGTCGCTGGTCTCGGCCGGCCTTGGCATCGGCTTTGCGCCGGAATGGACCGAGGGCCTGCCGAACCGGGCCTTCGAGTTGAAGGCGGTGAGAGGCATCGACTTCAGGATCGGGCTGGGTGTCGCCTGGAATAAAGAGGATCCAACCGCCTCGCGCGATGACATCGTCGATATCGCCCGCTCATTGGCACGGCCGGCCAGGTAA
- a CDS encoding cytochrome c oxidase, cbb3-type, subunit I (TIGRFAM: cytochrome c oxidase, cbb3-type, subunit I~PFAM: cytochrome c oxidase subunit I~KEGG: rec:RHECIAT_PB0000331 cytochrome c oxidase protein, FixN chain), translated as MNYTTETMVITVAAFLALLGAAFGHDHLFAVHMGILCFCLLAGAALLISKVDFSPAAHRRKVDVSGYFDEVIRYGLIATVFWGVVGFLVGVIIALQLAFPDLNVAPYLNFGRLRPVHTSAVIFAFGGNALIMTSFYVVQRTCHARLFGGSLAWFVFWGYQLFIVMAATGYVLGITQAREYAEPEWYVDLWLTIVWVAYLAVYLGTILKRKEPHIYVANWFYLAFIVTIAMLHVVNNLAVPASFLGSKSYSAFSGVQDALTQWWYGHNAVGFFLTAGFLGMMYYFVPKQANRPVYSYRLSIIHFWALIFMYIWAGPHHLHYTALPDWAQTLGMVFSIMLWMPSWGGMINGLMTLSGAWDKIRTDPIIRMMIVAIAFYGMSTFEGPMMSVKTVNSLSHYTEWTIGHVHSGALGWVGMITFGAIYFLTPKLWGRERLYSLRMVNWHFWLATLGIVVYAAVLWVAGIQQGLMWREYNSQGFLVFSFAETVAAMIPYYVLRAVGGTLYLAGGLVMAWNVFMTIRGRVRNEAAIPTTFVPQAQPAE; from the coding sequence ATGAATTACACAACGGAAACGATGGTGATCACGGTCGCGGCGTTTCTGGCGCTGCTAGGAGCTGCATTCGGGCATGACCACCTCTTTGCAGTCCACATGGGTATTCTTTGCTTCTGCCTGCTCGCGGGTGCTGCGCTGCTGATCAGCAAGGTTGATTTTTCACCTGCAGCCCACAGGCGGAAAGTCGATGTCTCGGGCTATTTCGACGAGGTGATCCGATACGGCTTGATCGCCACCGTGTTTTGGGGCGTGGTCGGCTTTCTGGTTGGCGTGATCATCGCGCTGCAATTGGCTTTCCCGGACCTCAATGTAGCGCCTTACCTTAATTTCGGCCGTCTTCGACCGGTGCACACCTCCGCCGTAATCTTCGCCTTCGGCGGCAATGCGCTCATCATGACCTCATTCTACGTGGTTCAGCGAACGTGCCATGCACGCCTTTTCGGAGGCAGCTTGGCCTGGTTCGTGTTCTGGGGCTACCAGCTCTTCATCGTGATGGCTGCGACCGGCTACGTGCTCGGCATCACCCAAGCCCGTGAGTACGCTGAACCTGAGTGGTACGTCGATCTGTGGCTGACGATCGTCTGGGTCGCCTACCTCGCCGTGTATCTTGGTACGATCCTGAAGCGCAAAGAGCCGCATATCTACGTAGCAAACTGGTTCTACCTCGCCTTCATCGTCACCATCGCGATGCTGCACGTAGTGAACAACCTTGCGGTTCCCGCCTCGTTCCTGGGGTCCAAGAGCTATTCTGCCTTCTCAGGCGTCCAAGACGCGCTGACCCAATGGTGGTACGGCCACAACGCCGTCGGCTTTTTCCTGACCGCCGGCTTCCTGGGCATGATGTACTACTTCGTGCCGAAGCAGGCCAACCGACCCGTTTATTCATACCGGCTCTCGATCATCCACTTCTGGGCGCTGATATTCATGTACATCTGGGCCGGCCCGCATCATCTGCATTACACGGCACTGCCCGACTGGGCCCAGACGCTTGGAATGGTTTTCTCGATCATGCTCTGGATGCCCTCCTGGGGCGGCATGATCAACGGTCTCATGACCCTTTCAGGTGCCTGGGACAAGATCCGCACCGATCCGATCATCCGTATGATGATCGTCGCCATCGCCTTTTACGGCATGTCAACCTTCGAAGGCCCGATGATGTCGGTGAAGACAGTCAATTCGCTCAGCCACTATACCGAATGGACGATCGGTCACGTGCATTCCGGCGCACTCGGCTGGGTTGGAATGATCACCTTCGGGGCGATCTACTTCCTGACGCCGAAGCTATGGGGACGCGAGCGTCTCTACAGCCTGCGGATGGTCAACTGGCACTTCTGGCTCGCAACTCTCGGGATCGTCGTCTACGCAGCCGTGCTTTGGGTTGCGGGGATCCAGCAGGGGCTGATGTGGCGCGAGTACAATTCCCAAGGCTTCCTCGTCTTTTCCTTCGCGGAGACGGTCGCGGCGATGATTCCCTATTACGTGCTGCGCGCTGTGGGCGGGACACTCTATCTGGCGGGCGGTCTCGTCATGGCCTGGAACGTGTTCATGACGATCCGCGGCCGCGTGCGCAACGAGGCTGCAATCCCAACCACTTTCGTGCCCCAAGCACAGCCCGCCGAGTGA
- a CDS encoding helix-turn-helix domain protein (PFAM: helix-turn-helix domain protein~SMART: helix-turn-helix domain protein~KEGG: xau:Xaut_2262 helix-turn-helix domain-containing protein) yields MDILSKRLRERAEQLGISNAEAARRVGLDERRYAHYVAGRREPDLAILVRIALSLGTTPNWLLGVAGHADAVAETTDLLERFANAANGMTLEELQLCIILAEAIVAAKGRR; encoded by the coding sequence ATGGATATTCTTTCAAAGCGGCTTCGTGAAAGAGCTGAACAGCTAGGCATTTCGAACGCCGAGGCAGCAAGGCGGGTAGGCCTCGATGAGCGCCGATATGCGCACTATGTGGCCGGCCGAAGAGAACCAGACCTAGCGATACTGGTAAGAATAGCGTTGTCGCTTGGCACAACACCAAATTGGCTGCTGGGCGTCGCAGGACACGCCGACGCAGTTGCTGAAACGACAGATCTCCTGGAACGCTTTGCAAATGCCGCGAACGGCATGACGCTCGAGGAACTACAGCTATGTATCATACTGGCGGAAGCGATCGTCGCAGCAAAAGGACGGCGCTAA
- a CDS encoding transcriptional regulator, LysR family (PFAM: LysR substrate-binding; regulatory protein LysR~KEGG: ppu:PP_4467 LysR family transcriptional regulator) gives MELRQLSYFVAVAEELHFGRAAAKVRIAQPALSNHVQALERELGCALFIRSTRRVELTRAGEIFHERCVGILSEVDLSAEITRAVAGKTIRQIRIGTVYPATTGVLPAFLGKIARKYPDIRIHISSGNTGDIIRGLENGQINLGFIRPVENIGSLRFSSIAHERYLLAVARSNPLAERTEIGIEDLRSEKIIAFNRKNLSYTERYFNEKFEEYDLTRNITYSCDDTYSLVSLVSAGLGIGFAPEWTEGLPNRAFELKAVRGIDFRIGLGVAWNKEDPTASRDDIVDIARSLARPGR, from the coding sequence ATGGAACTACGCCAGCTCTCCTACTTCGTCGCGGTGGCCGAGGAACTGCACTTCGGCCGGGCGGCAGCCAAGGTGCGCATCGCCCAGCCGGCACTTTCCAATCACGTGCAGGCGCTGGAGCGCGAACTTGGCTGTGCGCTGTTCATCCGCTCGACCAGGCGGGTGGAACTGACCAGGGCAGGGGAGATCTTCCACGAGCGCTGCGTCGGGATCCTGAGCGAGGTCGATCTGAGTGCCGAGATCACCAGGGCGGTGGCCGGCAAGACGATCCGGCAGATCAGGATCGGCACCGTCTATCCGGCGACCACCGGCGTGCTGCCGGCGTTCCTTGGAAAGATCGCCCGCAAGTACCCGGATATCCGCATCCATATATCCAGCGGCAATACCGGCGACATCATCCGCGGCCTGGAGAACGGCCAGATCAATCTCGGCTTCATCAGACCGGTGGAAAACATCGGCTCGTTGCGCTTCTCCTCGATCGCCCATGAGCGTTATCTCCTGGCGGTCGCCAGGTCGAACCCACTGGCGGAGCGGACGGAGATTGGCATCGAAGATCTGCGCTCTGAGAAGATCATCGCCTTCAATCGCAAGAACCTCTCCTACACCGAGCGGTACTTCAACGAGAAGTTCGAGGAATACGATCTGACCCGCAACATCACTTATAGCTGCGACGACACCTATTCGTTGGTGTCGCTGGTCTCGGCCGGCCTTGGCATCGGCTTTGCGCCGGAATGGACCGAGGGCCTGCCGAACCGGGCCTTCGAACTGAAGGCGGTGAGGGGCATCGACTTCAGGATCGGGCTTGGTGTTGCCTGGAACAAGGAGGATCCAACCGCCTCGCGCGACGACATCGTCGATATCGCGAGGTCGTTGGCGCGGCCGGGCAGGTGA
- a CDS encoding Cbb3-type cytochrome oxidase component (PFAM: Cbb3-type cytochrome oxidase component~KEGG: ret:RHE_PF00505 cytochrome c oxidase, FixQ chain protein) has product METYTAMRHFADSWGLLAMAAFFVGVVVFTLRPGSKQTAKEAADIPLKED; this is encoded by the coding sequence ATGGAAACCTACACTGCAATGAGACACTTCGCCGACAGCTGGGGCCTCCTGGCAATGGCGGCATTCTTCGTCGGCGTCGTTGTGTTCACCCTTCGCCCAGGCAGCAAGCAGACGGCGAAAGAGGCCGCCGATATTCCCCTAAAGGAAGATTGA
- a CDS encoding GCN5-related N-acetyltransferase (KEGG: maq:Maqu_4287 GCN5-related N-acetyltransferase): MPQNEAPKLIIEPLDPLKHDRAAFSCGIEQVDNFFQKTANKLQKSDNVRVFVMTQDAGPVMGFYAINSHAVDYTELPKRFARDRPGHGSIPAAYISMIGRDLKFAGSGYGGDLLIDCLTRIARISDDIGTAIVMLDVLDCGDAERTERRVKLYKEYGFQPLPTNAMRMFIPIATIKKMFD, translated from the coding sequence ATGCCGCAAAACGAAGCGCCAAAGCTAATCATCGAGCCGCTCGATCCCCTAAAACATGATCGGGCGGCTTTTTCGTGCGGCATTGAGCAGGTCGACAATTTCTTTCAGAAGACCGCAAACAAGCTTCAGAAGAGCGACAATGTTCGTGTTTTCGTGATGACGCAGGACGCAGGCCCGGTGATGGGCTTCTACGCCATCAACAGCCACGCTGTTGATTATACGGAGCTTCCGAAAAGGTTCGCCCGCGACCGGCCCGGACATGGGTCAATTCCTGCGGCCTACATCTCAATGATCGGTCGCGACTTGAAATTCGCTGGCAGCGGATACGGCGGTGACCTGCTGATCGACTGCTTGACGCGCATAGCGCGTATCTCGGATGACATAGGTACGGCAATCGTCATGCTCGATGTCCTGGATTGCGGTGATGCAGAGCGGACCGAGAGACGAGTAAAGCTTTACAAGGAATACGGCTTCCAGCCTCTGCCAACAAATGCGATGCGGATGTTCATCCCAATCGCGACGATCAAAAAGATGTTCGACTAA